A genomic region of Capra hircus breed San Clemente chromosome 19, ASM170441v1, whole genome shotgun sequence contains the following coding sequences:
- the KRTAP3-1 gene encoding keratin-associated protein 3-1 (The RefSeq protein has 1 substitution compared to this genomic sequence), protein MACCAPRCCSVRTGPATTICSSDQFCRCGVCLPSTCPHDISLLQPTFCDNSPVPYHVPDTYVPTCFLLNSSHPTPGLSGINLTTFIQPGCENACEPRC, encoded by the coding sequence ATGGCTTGCTGTGCTCCCCGCTGCTGCAGCGTCCGCACTGGTCCTGCCACCACCATCTGCTCCTCTGACAAATTCTGTCGGTGTGGAGTCTGCCTGCCCAGCACCTGCCCACACGACATCAGCCTCCTCCAGCCCACTTTCTGTGACAACTCCCCCGTGCCCTACCATGTGCCTGACACCTATGTGCCAACTTGCTTTCTGCTCAACTCTTCCCACCCCACTCCTGGACTGAGCGGGATCAACCTGACTACCTTCATTCAGCCTGGCTGTGAAAATGCCTGCGAGCCCCGCTGTTAA
- the LOC100861179 gene encoding keratin associated protein 3.1, whose amino-acid sequence MSCCESRLQGCYSVPTGPPTTICSSDVRCQCGACLPSTCPHEIRLLQPTCCDTCHPPCCVPDSCVPDSYVPTCWLLNSCHPTPNLSGISVTTCVQPCEGEAKSY is encoded by the coding sequence ATGTCTTGCTGTGAGTCTCGTCTCCAGGGATGCTACAGCGTGCCCACCGGGCCCCCCACCACCATCTGCTCCTCGGATGTACGCTGTCAGTGTGGAGCCTGCCTGCCCAGCACCTGCCCACACGAGATCAGGCTCCTTCAGCCCACCTGCTGTGATACCTGCCACCCACCCTGCTGTGTGCCTGACTCCTGCGTGCCCGACTCCTACGTGCCAACCTGTTGGCTGCTCAACAGCTGCCACCCTACTCCAAACCTGAGCGGAATCTCTGTCACAACCTGCGTCCAGCCCTGTGAGGGTGAAGCAAAATCCTACTAG
- the LOC102170546 gene encoding keratin-associated protein 3-3: protein MACCAPLCCSVPTSPATTICSSDKFCRCGVCLPSTCPHTVWLLEPTCCDNCPPPCHIPQPCVPTCFLLNSSQPTPGLESINLTTYTQSSCEPCIPSCC, encoded by the coding sequence ATGGCTTGCTGTGCCCCCCTCTGCTGCAGCGTCCCCACCAGCCCCGCCACCACCATCTGCTCCTCTGACAAATTCTGCAGATGTGGAGTCTGCCTGCCCAGCACCTGCCCACACACAGTCTGGTTGCTGGAGCCAACCTGCTGTGACAACTGCCCCCCACCTTGCCACATTCCTCAGCCCTGTGTGCCCACCTGCTTCCTGCTCAACTCTTCCCAGCCCACCCCAGGCCTGGAAAGCATCAACCTCACAACCTACACTCAGTCCAGCTGTGAGCCCTGCATCCCAAGCTGCTGCTGA
- the LOC102170264 gene encoding keratin, high sulfur matrix protein, IIIB3: MACCARFCCSVPTSPATTICSSDKFCRCGVCLPSTCPHTVWLLEPTGCCDNCPPPCHIPQPCVPTCFLLNSSQPTPGLESINLTTYTQSSCEPCIPSCC, from the coding sequence ATGGCTTGCTGTGCCCGCTTCTGCTGCAGCGTCCCCACCAGCCCCGCCACCACCATCTGCTCCTCTGACAAATTCTGCAGATGCGGAGTCTGCCTGCCCAGCACCTGCCCACACACAGTCTGGTTGCTGGAGCCAACTGGTTGCTGTGACAACTGCCCCCCACCTTGCCACATTCCTCAGCCCTGTGTGCCCACCTGCTTCCTGCTCAACTCTTCCCAGCCCACCCCAGGCCTGGAAAGCATCAACCTCACAACCTACACTCAGTCCAGCTGTGAGCCCTGCATCCCAAGCTGCTGCTGA